A genomic segment from Janthinobacterium sp. 64 encodes:
- a CDS encoding EAL domain-containing protein has translation MNTALPPQARVLVVDDDTMTRFLVTEALEPEGFRIEEAASGLEALAAFQRGVPDLILLDVAMPGMSGFECCAQLRRLPGGAHVPIVVLTGNDDDDSIKQALEAGASDFISKPMQWRLLAHRLRYLLRASSALTELNRIQASLSHAQALARLGNWEYRLADGDGYWSPELLRILGLDAGSGPTSFERLLQCLPEDQRPLLLDAFMELHASGTSYGLEHKVLQPGGGECVVFHQAEAVREGRQVLLMRGTMQDITERKRQEWRIEYLANHDALTDLPNRQLLNDRIGQAIAHARRTRLHLATLMLDLDRFKFVNDSYGHPVGDALLQEVARRLQHAVREGDTVARQGGDEFVILLTDLPDIDTAEQIVQKVLAVFAEPFLLGEHTLHVSTSIGASVFPSDGDSADTLLKTADAALYSAKDKGRNACQFYNHKMGVLVEERAEIEHALHQALAQGELELHYQPKVNLVTGQIYGMEALLRWRRPGIGLVPPDRFIPLAEETGMIIAIGEWVLRTACAQLGVWHAYGFAHLTMAVNVSARQFRQVDMPQLVRAVLADSSLPAHCLELELTESVLMQNRDLVVRALEQLKEIGVTLALDDFGTGYSSLSYLKQFPIDVVKIDQSFIRDVSDSVDGASLTRSIIAMAKSLHLTTVAEGVETEEQLGFLNTNHCDAMQGYYFSRPLPGAEMDLMLLAGTHLPPESCHAVAPQRVLLLVDDEEHILSALRRSLRKEGYQILSTTNPQAALELVAAHAVGVILTDARMPGMSGNELLRRIKGVYPEIVRVMLSGYPELHSVTAAINEGSVYKFITKPWDETLLKEHLLEAFLRFESGVQRPPRSPLGIEISNRAA, from the coding sequence ATGAATACCGCACTGCCCCCGCAAGCACGGGTCCTGGTAGTCGATGACGACACCATGACGCGCTTCCTGGTGACGGAAGCACTGGAGCCGGAAGGCTTCCGCATCGAGGAAGCGGCCAGCGGCCTGGAAGCGCTGGCCGCCTTCCAGCGCGGCGTGCCCGACCTGATCCTGCTCGACGTCGCCATGCCCGGCATGAGCGGCTTCGAATGCTGCGCCCAGCTGCGCCGGTTGCCCGGCGGCGCGCACGTGCCCATCGTCGTGCTGACCGGCAACGATGACGATGATTCCATCAAGCAGGCGCTCGAAGCGGGCGCCAGCGATTTCATCTCCAAGCCGATGCAATGGCGCTTGCTGGCGCACCGTCTGCGCTACCTGCTGCGCGCCAGCAGCGCGCTGACCGAGCTCAATCGCATCCAGGCAAGCCTCAGCCACGCGCAGGCGCTGGCCCGGCTGGGCAACTGGGAATACCGGCTTGCCGATGGCGACGGCTATTGGTCGCCGGAACTGCTGCGCATCCTGGGCCTGGATGCCGGTTCCGGCCCCACCAGCTTCGAACGCCTGCTGCAATGCCTGCCGGAAGACCAGCGCCCCCTGCTGCTCGATGCCTTCATGGAACTGCATGCCAGCGGCACGAGCTACGGCCTGGAACACAAGGTGCTGCAACCGGGCGGCGGCGAGTGCGTCGTCTTCCACCAGGCCGAGGCCGTCCGCGAAGGCCGGCAGGTGCTGCTGATGCGCGGTACGATGCAGGACATCACGGAGCGCAAGCGGCAGGAATGGCGCATCGAATACCTGGCCAACCATGATGCGCTGACGGACTTGCCCAACCGCCAGCTGCTGAACGACCGCATCGGCCAGGCCATCGCCCATGCCCGCCGCACCCGTTTGCACCTGGCCACGCTGATGCTGGACCTCGACCGTTTCAAGTTCGTCAACGACAGCTACGGCCACCCGGTGGGCGACGCGCTGCTGCAGGAAGTGGCGCGGCGGCTGCAGCACGCGGTGCGCGAAGGCGACACCGTGGCCCGCCAGGGCGGCGACGAATTCGTCATCCTGCTGACGGACTTGCCCGACATCGACACGGCCGAACAGATCGTGCAAAAAGTGCTGGCGGTGTTCGCCGAGCCCTTTTTGCTGGGCGAACATACCCTGCACGTCAGCACCAGCATCGGCGCCAGCGTGTTTCCCTCCGACGGCGACAGCGCCGACACGCTGCTCAAGACGGCCGATGCGGCCCTGTACAGCGCCAAGGACAAGGGCCGCAACGCTTGCCAGTTCTACAACCACAAGATGGGCGTGCTGGTGGAAGAGCGGGCCGAGATCGAACACGCCTTGCACCAGGCGCTGGCGCAGGGCGAGCTGGAATTGCACTACCAGCCCAAGGTCAACCTTGTCACTGGACAAATCTATGGCATGGAAGCGCTGCTGCGCTGGCGCCGGCCCGGCATCGGCCTGGTGCCGCCGGACCGCTTCATTCCCCTGGCCGAGGAAACGGGCATGATCATTGCCATCGGCGAATGGGTGCTGCGCACGGCCTGCGCGCAGCTGGGCGTCTGGCATGCCTACGGCTTTGCGCACCTGACGATGGCCGTCAACGTCTCGGCGCGCCAGTTCCGCCAGGTCGACATGCCGCAACTGGTGCGCGCAGTGCTGGCCGACAGCAGCCTGCCGGCCCACTGCCTGGAACTGGAACTGACGGAGAGCGTGCTGATGCAAAACCGCGACCTGGTGGTGCGGGCGCTGGAACAGTTGAAGGAAATCGGCGTCACCCTGGCGCTGGACGACTTCGGCACCGGCTATTCCAGCTTGTCCTATCTCAAGCAATTCCCCATCGACGTGGTGAAAATCGATCAATCGTTCATCCGCGACGTGAGCGACAGCGTGGACGGCGCTTCGCTGACCCGCTCCATCATCGCCATGGCCAAGTCGCTGCACCTGACGACGGTGGCCGAGGGCGTGGAAACGGAGGAACAATTGGGGTTTCTCAATACCAATCACTGCGACGCCATGCAAGGCTATTACTTCAGCCGCCCCCTGCCCGGCGCCGAGATGGATCTGATGTTGCTTGCCGGCACCCATTTGCCGCCCGAGAGCTGCCATGCCGTGGCGCCGCAGCGCGTGCTGCTGCTGGTGGACGACGAGGAGCATATCCTGTCCGCCCTGCGCCGCTCGCTGCGCAAGGAGGGCTACCAGATACTCAGCACCACCAATCCGCAGGCAGCGCTGGAACTGGTGGCGGCCCATGCGGTGGGCGTGATCCTCACGGATGCGCGCATGCCGGGCATGTCCGGCAACGAGCTATTGCGCCGCATCAAGGGCGTCTACCCGGAGATCGTGCGCGTGATGCTGTCCGGCTATCCTGAGCTGCATTCGGTCACGGCGGCCATCAACGAAGGCTCGGTGTACAAGTTCATCACCAAGCCGTGGGACGAAACCCTGCTGAAAGAGCACTTGCTGGAAGCGTTCCTGCGTTTCGAATCTGGCGTGCAACGGCCGCCACGCAGTCCCCTTGGCATCGAGATCAGCAACCGTGCCGCCTAG
- a CDS encoding anion permease, whose product MYKTVRDMFLHFKEAVPFRLVPALICTALLVSMLLLPAPDGLTPKAWGLVAIFLTTILAIILKVMPIGVMAMMAIVIVSLSQVTSTSSKGAITDALSSFSNPLIWLIVVAILISRGLKKTGLGSRIGLLFISLLGKRTMGIGYGLAICELVLAPFTPSNTARGGGIVHPVMKSIANAFDSDPAKGTEGKVGTYLALVNYHANPITSAMFLTATAPNPLVVDFVAKASGQSFHLTWTTWALCMLLPGLVCLLVMPLIIYWLSPPELKATPDAVTYAKAELKSMGPLSPSEKVMLGTFALLLLLWANVPAMLFGPAFSLDATVVAFVGLFVLIITGTIDWDDVLSEKSAWDTLVWFGALVMMAEQLNKTGVIAWFSAGMKAAIVASGMDWLPIAGVLVLVFVFSHYFFASTTAHISAMLLAFLTVGLHLIPAQYHVPFMLMMTAGSAIMMTLTHYATGTSPIIFGSGFVTMGNWWRVGFIMCVVELLIFAVVGTTWWKVLGYW is encoded by the coding sequence ATGTATAAAACAGTGCGCGACATGTTCCTGCATTTCAAGGAAGCCGTCCCATTCCGCCTCGTTCCCGCCCTGATCTGCACGGCCTTGCTGGTGAGCATGCTATTGCTGCCGGCGCCCGATGGCTTGACGCCCAAGGCCTGGGGCCTGGTGGCGATCTTCCTCACCACGATTCTGGCGATTATCCTGAAAGTCATGCCCATCGGCGTGATGGCCATGATGGCTATCGTCATCGTGTCATTGTCGCAAGTGACGTCGACCTCGTCCAAGGGCGCCATCACGGATGCGCTCAGCAGTTTTTCGAATCCCCTGATCTGGCTGATCGTCGTGGCGATTCTGATATCGCGCGGCCTGAAAAAGACGGGGCTGGGCAGCCGCATCGGCCTGCTGTTCATCTCCCTGCTGGGCAAGCGCACCATGGGCATCGGCTATGGCCTGGCGATTTGCGAACTGGTGCTGGCGCCATTTACGCCGAGTAACACCGCGCGTGGCGGCGGCATTGTCCACCCCGTCATGAAATCGATCGCCAATGCCTTCGATTCGGACCCGGCCAAGGGCACGGAAGGTAAAGTGGGCACGTATCTGGCCCTCGTCAACTACCACGCCAACCCGATCACGTCGGCCATGTTCCTCACGGCCACGGCACCGAATCCGCTGGTGGTCGATTTCGTGGCCAAGGCCAGCGGCCAGAGTTTCCACCTGACGTGGACCACCTGGGCCCTGTGCATGCTGCTGCCGGGCCTGGTCTGCCTGTTGGTGATGCCGCTGATTATCTACTGGCTGTCGCCGCCGGAACTGAAAGCCACGCCCGATGCCGTCACCTACGCCAAGGCGGAGCTGAAAAGCATGGGACCGCTGTCGCCGTCGGAAAAAGTCATGCTGGGCACCTTCGCCCTGTTGCTGCTGCTGTGGGCCAATGTGCCCGCCATGCTGTTCGGTCCGGCGTTTTCGCTCGATGCGACGGTGGTGGCCTTCGTCGGCTTGTTCGTGCTGATCATTACGGGCACCATCGACTGGGACGACGTGCTGTCCGAAAAGAGCGCCTGGGATACCCTGGTGTGGTTCGGCGCGCTCGTCATGATGGCCGAGCAGTTGAACAAGACGGGCGTGATCGCCTGGTTCTCGGCCGGCATGAAGGCGGCCATCGTCGCCAGCGGCATGGACTGGCTGCCGATCGCCGGCGTGCTGGTGCTGGTGTTTGTCTTTTCACATTACTTCTTCGCCAGCACGACGGCCCACATCAGCGCCATGCTGCTGGCCTTCCTGACGGTGGGCCTGCACCTGATTCCCGCCCAATACCACGTGCCGTTCATGCTGATGATGACGGCTGGCTCGGCCATCATGATGACCCTGACCCACTACGCCACGGGCACCTCGCCCATCATCTTCGGCAGCGGCTTCGTGACGATGGGTAACTGGTGGAGAGTCGGCTTCATCATGTGCGTGGTGGAACTGCTGATCTTTGCCGTCGTTGGCACGACCTGGTGGAAGGTGCTCGGCTACTGGTAA
- a CDS encoding acyltransferase family protein: MQARNHHIDALRGAAILCVLVLHFALAYGLKNSPLSALPGWLLSAAYQGNYGVTMFFVISGYLITSTSLRRWGDLARIDLAAFYAYRIARLLPALLLALSLIVLLGVLDVPFFANSDSGKDLPASYFVIAIASVLTFWHNVLMQSAGYFNYCLNVYWSLSVEEMFYLLLPLSCRLLRRRQAIMLLCGAAIVAGPVYRSLHADNEIYFMYGYIACFDAIAIGCLTALLTQHWQPGARAGQLLRWAAGLALAAVYVRGIGGHEVFGFTLIALASAAFIVGATAGQTASQGRYGPLQWLGRHSYELYLFHIIVLAGMRNVVDKAGLGYAERLPWLALFLTATALAAALVARCVSEPANAALRRRFLGAAAPAPARAAGSPGAAP, from the coding sequence TTGCAAGCCCGCAACCATCATATCGACGCCCTGCGCGGCGCGGCCATCCTGTGCGTGCTGGTGCTGCACTTCGCGCTGGCCTATGGCTTGAAGAACAGCCCGCTCTCGGCCTTGCCGGGCTGGCTGCTGAGCGCCGCCTACCAGGGTAATTACGGCGTGACCATGTTCTTCGTCATTTCCGGCTACCTGATCACCTCGACCTCGCTGCGCCGCTGGGGCGACCTGGCGCGCATCGACCTGGCGGCGTTTTATGCCTACCGCATCGCCCGCCTGCTGCCAGCGCTGCTGCTGGCCCTGTCCCTGATCGTGCTGCTGGGCGTGCTGGACGTGCCCTTCTTTGCCAATTCGGACAGCGGCAAGGATTTGCCAGCCAGCTATTTCGTCATCGCCATCGCCTCCGTGCTGACCTTCTGGCACAACGTGCTGATGCAAAGCGCCGGCTATTTCAATTACTGCCTGAACGTGTACTGGTCGCTGTCCGTCGAGGAAATGTTCTATCTGCTGCTGCCGCTGTCGTGCCGCCTGCTGCGCCGGCGCCAGGCGATCATGCTGCTGTGCGGCGCCGCCATCGTGGCAGGCCCCGTCTACCGCAGCCTGCACGCGGACAACGAAATCTATTTCATGTACGGCTATATCGCCTGTTTCGACGCCATCGCCATCGGTTGCCTGACGGCCCTGCTGACGCAACACTGGCAGCCGGGCGCGCGTGCCGGGCAACTGTTGCGCTGGGCGGCGGGCCTGGCCCTGGCGGCCGTGTACGTACGCGGCATCGGCGGCCATGAAGTCTTCGGTTTTACCCTGATCGCGCTGGCCAGCGCCGCCTTCATCGTGGGTGCCACGGCGGGCCAGACGGCCAGCCAGGGCCGCTACGGCCCGCTGCAATGGCTGGGACGCCATAGCTACGAACTCTACCTGTTCCATATCATCGTACTGGCCGGCATGCGCAACGTGGTCGACAAGGCGGGCCTGGGCTACGCGGAACGGCTGCCATGGCTGGCGCTGTTCCTGACTGCAACGGCGCTGGCGGCCGCCCTCGTGGCCCGCTGCGTGTCCGAACCGGCGAATGCGGCCCTGCGCCGGCGCTTCCTGGGCGCCGCCGCACCCGCGCCTGCACGTGCTGCCGGCAGCCCTGGAGCGGCGCCTTGA
- a CDS encoding ferredoxin--NADP reductase, whose protein sequence is MSSMNEERVLSVHHWTDTLFSFTTTRDPSLRFSNGHFTMIGLRVDGKPLLRAYSIASANYEEHLEFFSIKVPGGPLTSRLQHLQVGDTVIVGRKPTGTLVSDYLLPGKRLYMLSTGTGLAPFLSIVRDPDIYERFDQLILVHGVRQVDELAYRELLEEHLPKHEFLGEMVSDKLRYYPTVTREDFRNMGRITALIENGKLAEDLGLPALNPAEDRVMICGSSDMLRDLKEMLEARGFKEGNTSTPGDFVVERAFAEK, encoded by the coding sequence ATGAGTTCGATGAATGAAGAGCGCGTTTTAAGCGTGCACCACTGGACGGATACCCTGTTCTCCTTTACCACCACGCGCGATCCGTCGCTGCGTTTCTCGAATGGCCATTTCACCATGATCGGCCTGCGCGTCGATGGCAAGCCCTTGCTGCGTGCCTACAGTATCGCCAGCGCCAATTACGAAGAGCACCTGGAATTTTTCAGCATCAAGGTGCCGGGCGGTCCATTGACGTCGCGTTTGCAACACTTGCAAGTGGGCGATACCGTCATCGTCGGCCGCAAGCCGACGGGCACCCTGGTGTCCGACTACCTGCTGCCAGGCAAGCGCCTGTACATGCTGTCGACGGGCACGGGCCTGGCGCCATTCCTCAGCATCGTGCGCGATCCGGACATCTACGAGCGCTTCGACCAGCTGATCCTCGTGCACGGCGTGCGCCAGGTCGACGAACTGGCCTACCGCGAGCTGCTGGAAGAGCACCTGCCGAAACATGAATTCCTGGGCGAAATGGTCAGCGACAAGCTGCGCTACTACCCGACCGTCACGCGCGAAGATTTCCGCAACATGGGCCGCATCACGGCACTGATCGAGAACGGCAAGCTGGCCGAAGACCTGGGCTTGCCGGCGCTGAACCCGGCCGAAGACCGCGTCATGATCTGCGGCAGCTCGGACATGCTGCGCGACCTGAAGGAAATGCTGGAAGCGCGTGGCTTCAAGGAAGGCAATACCTCGACGCCTGGCGACTTCGTTGTCGAGCGCGCATTCGCCGAGAAGTAA
- a CDS encoding phosphoethanolamine transferase, with product MLILCCRVLFSIAGLLLFFLFDQLSANECLKLCVLLAAFLLGMGGVLHAWRGAASAGAVTVLLRIVVPVFYFDAAIKGFLRGYFGMRPNPNAVLQAMFATDQAETGEFFLHNSIALAQAAGWFVLVTAAVLLADRQLLRRQAARASRAPGLAQKCFAVGMAVFLVLLHVNTTMRRENPALFWPLRYQQYSAQLEAMKSMQQALTAAMAAPRDWNVRYAGEDARTVILVIGESTNRASMSLYGYPRATTPRLDAMRAKLLVFNDVISPASSTVESMMTMLTPADIGNPDAWMAKPNLLMLAEAAGYKTFWVSNQTRNDGWIGLLAGQADESDFINYGTGRGENNFDGNLFQPFAHALADTAPKKLIVVHLLGAHPSYDMRYPRRFAHFNQVQDAVSAQMASQGRSSSIRNQRDEYDNAIRYGDYVLGTLIGMADTAKAGRAASLLFVSDHGQEVGYSRNHAGHSASDKSGYEIPMLIWNNQQAPQSSAARAALESRPYQTDKLDATVLGLLKIETRYYAAHDDILSSAFQPVQRFMNGLQYQRGTPALVR from the coding sequence ATGCTGATTCTGTGTTGCCGTGTCCTGTTCAGCATAGCTGGCCTGCTGCTGTTCTTCCTCTTCGATCAGTTAAGCGCGAACGAATGCCTGAAATTGTGCGTCTTGCTGGCGGCCTTCTTGCTGGGCATGGGCGGCGTGCTGCACGCGTGGCGTGGCGCTGCCAGCGCTGGCGCGGTCACCGTGCTGCTGCGCATCGTTGTGCCCGTGTTTTACTTTGACGCCGCCATCAAGGGCTTCTTGCGTGGCTATTTTGGCATGCGGCCGAATCCGAATGCCGTTTTGCAAGCGATGTTTGCGACAGATCAAGCCGAAACGGGGGAATTTTTTCTGCACAACAGCATCGCGCTGGCGCAAGCGGCGGGCTGGTTTGTGCTCGTGACGGCGGCCGTGCTGCTAGCCGACCGCCAGCTGCTGCGCCGGCAAGCGGCGCGCGCCAGTCGCGCGCCGGGCCTGGCGCAAAAATGCTTTGCCGTTGGCATGGCCGTCTTTCTGGTACTGCTGCACGTCAATACCACCATGCGGCGCGAAAATCCGGCCCTGTTCTGGCCGCTGCGCTACCAGCAGTACAGCGCGCAGCTGGAAGCGATGAAATCCATGCAGCAGGCGCTGACGGCGGCCATGGCCGCGCCGCGCGACTGGAACGTGCGCTATGCGGGCGAGGATGCGCGCACCGTCATCCTGGTGATCGGCGAGAGCACCAATCGCGCCTCGATGTCGCTGTACGGCTACCCGCGTGCCACCACGCCCCGGCTCGATGCCATGCGTGCAAAACTGCTGGTGTTCAATGATGTGATTTCGCCTGCGTCCAGCACGGTGGAATCGATGATGACGATGCTCACGCCGGCCGATATCGGCAACCCCGATGCGTGGATGGCCAAGCCGAATTTGCTGATGCTGGCCGAGGCGGCCGGCTACAAGACGTTCTGGGTCTCGAACCAGACGCGCAACGACGGCTGGATCGGCCTGCTGGCGGGCCAGGCCGATGAAAGCGATTTCATCAACTACGGTACTGGCCGCGGGGAAAACAATTTCGACGGCAACCTGTTCCAGCCGTTCGCCCACGCGCTGGCCGATACGGCGCCGAAAAAGCTCATCGTCGTGCATTTGCTGGGCGCCCATCCCAGCTATGACATGCGCTATCCCCGCCGCTTTGCGCATTTCAACCAGGTGCAGGACGCCGTCAGCGCGCAGATGGCCAGCCAGGGCAGGTCGAGCTCGATACGCAACCAGCGCGATGAGTACGATAACGCCATCCGCTATGGCGATTACGTGCTGGGCACCCTGATCGGCATGGCCGACACAGCCAAGGCCGGGCGCGCCGCCTCGCTGCTGTTCGTCTCCGACCATGGACAGGAAGTGGGCTACAGCCGCAATCACGCGGGCCATTCCGCCTCCGACAAGAGCGGTTATGAAATCCCCATGTTAATCTGGAACAACCAGCAGGCGCCGCAATCGAGTGCCGCGCGCGCCGCGCTGGAAAGCCGGCCATACCAGACGGACAAGCTCGATGCGACCGTGCTGGGCTTGCTGAAGATCGAGACGCGCTATTACGCGGCGCATGACGATATCCTCAGCAGCGCCTTTCAACCCGTGCAGCGCTTCATGAATGGCTTGCAATACCAGCGCGGCACGCCGGCGCTGGTGCGCTGA
- a CDS encoding type 1 glutamine amidotransferase family protein produces the protein MTRAITILTENFADWETALINSTARLYYGFYTQFATPGGLPVTSSGGMLVTPQLALEEIVLGELDLLMVCGGSHWQSGKAPDLGPLLRAARDHNIVLAGICDGTRVLAQAGVLDTVRHTSNSADNLLQTGYAGAALYQDVAWAVADQRVVTAPGTAPVSFTREVLRSLGIDDDNLTSYLAMHGAEHGQAAQAER, from the coding sequence ATGACACGTGCCATCACCATACTGACCGAGAACTTTGCCGATTGGGAAACTGCCCTGATCAATTCCACGGCGCGCCTGTATTACGGCTTTTACACGCAGTTCGCCACGCCGGGCGGCCTGCCCGTCACCTCGTCCGGCGGCATGCTGGTCACGCCGCAACTGGCGCTGGAAGAGATTGTGCTCGGGGAACTCGATCTGCTGATGGTGTGTGGCGGCAGCCACTGGCAAAGCGGCAAGGCGCCCGACCTGGGCCCCTTGCTGCGCGCCGCCCGCGACCACAATATTGTGCTGGCCGGCATTTGCGACGGCACACGCGTGCTGGCGCAGGCAGGCGTGCTCGACACCGTGCGCCATACTTCCAACAGTGCGGACAACCTGTTGCAAACGGGCTATGCGGGCGCGGCCCTGTACCAGGACGTAGCATGGGCCGTGGCCGACCAGCGCGTCGTTACGGCACCGGGCACGGCGCCCGTCAGTTTTACGCGGGAAGTGCTGCGCAGCCTGGGCATTGACGACGACAACCTGACGTCCTATCTGGCCATGCACGGCGCCGAGCACGGCCAGGCAGCCCAGGCAGAACGCTAG
- a CDS encoding serine hydrolase domain-containing protein, with protein MKPRLPSVLFALALAAASASHVQASPAEHDIAAFVRSEMRERQIPGLQLTVIQRGKVMLKRNFGLASLQYQVPVTDASLFSINSATKAFAGVAVLQLVQQGKIDLAAPIGQYLTGLPVAWQTVTVTQLLNHTSGLPDVLDQRSGKLVGPQPDAADAAWTAVQALPVEAAPGQRFRYNQTNYVLLAQLIERQGGQPFTTFVQRGQFDVAGMRHSGFGDAKDVVVGKASSYVLDRGGNGYRNVIEDFPVFMRAGAGINSNAGELANWLIALQSGRLLAPASVARLWQPTSLNDGKPAPWALGWPSIGRDGHRAVAGIGGARSAFYVYPDDGLTVIILSNLAGGQPEQLIDTVAGFYLPALRQQRGGAYAAHLLRNKAASTGFNGLDNKLAAIRRQHGLSAPTEDDLNAWGYRLLGRQQPKQAVAVFELGVQLYPQGANGHDSLAEAYEADGAKAQAVTHYRRSLELDPGNTHAVARLRALASD; from the coding sequence GTGAAGCCACGCCTGCCGTCTGTCCTGTTCGCCCTGGCGCTTGCCGCCGCCTCCGCCAGCCATGTGCAGGCGTCCCCAGCGGAACACGACATTGCCGCCTTCGTGCGCAGTGAAATGCGGGAGCGCCAGATTCCAGGCCTGCAACTGACGGTGATCCAGCGTGGCAAGGTCATGCTGAAGCGCAATTTCGGTCTGGCCAGCCTGCAATACCAGGTGCCTGTGACGGACGCCAGCCTGTTTTCCATCAATTCGGCAACGAAAGCGTTTGCCGGCGTGGCCGTACTGCAGCTGGTGCAACAGGGCAAGATCGACCTGGCCGCGCCCATCGGGCAGTACCTGACGGGGCTGCCTGTCGCCTGGCAAACCGTGACGGTGACGCAATTGCTCAACCACACCTCGGGCTTGCCCGACGTGCTGGACCAGCGCAGCGGCAAGCTGGTGGGGCCGCAGCCGGACGCTGCCGATGCGGCGTGGACAGCCGTGCAGGCGCTGCCCGTGGAAGCTGCGCCTGGCCAGCGCTTCCGCTACAACCAGACCAATTACGTGTTGCTGGCGCAGTTGATCGAGCGGCAGGGCGGCCAGCCCTTTACCACTTTCGTCCAGCGCGGGCAGTTTGACGTGGCCGGCATGCGGCATAGCGGCTTTGGCGACGCGAAGGACGTGGTCGTGGGCAAGGCCAGTTCTTACGTGCTGGACCGGGGCGGCAACGGTTATCGCAACGTGATCGAAGACTTTCCCGTGTTCATGCGCGCTGGCGCTGGCATCAACAGCAATGCGGGCGAACTGGCGAACTGGCTCATCGCGCTGCAGTCGGGACGCTTGCTGGCACCCGCCAGTGTGGCACGGCTGTGGCAGCCGACCAGCTTGAATGACGGCAAGCCGGCGCCGTGGGCGCTGGGCTGGCCCAGCATCGGCCGCGATGGTCACCGCGCCGTGGCCGGCATCGGCGGCGCCCGCTCAGCCTTTTATGTGTATCCCGATGATGGCCTGACCGTCATCATCCTCAGCAACCTGGCCGGCGGCCAGCCGGAACAACTGATCGATACCGTCGCCGGCTTTTATCTTCCCGCCCTGCGCCAGCAGCGCGGCGGCGCGTATGCCGCGCACTTGCTGCGCAACAAGGCGGCCAGCACCGGTTTCAACGGGCTGGACAATAAACTGGCGGCCATCCGGCGCCAGCATGGGCTGTCTGCGCCCACCGAAGACGACTTGAATGCCTGGGGCTACCGCCTGCTGGGACGGCAGCAGCCGAAACAGGCGGTGGCCGTCTTCGAGCTGGGCGTGCAACTGTACCCGCAAGGGGCGAATGGCCACGACAGCCTGGCCGAAGCGTACGAGGCCGACGGCGCGAAAGCGCAGGCCGTCACGCATTACCGCCGTTCGCTGGAACTGGACCCGGGCAACACGCACGCCGTGGCGCGCCTGCGCGCGCTGGCCTCCGACTAG
- a CDS encoding immunity protein Imm33 domain-containing protein, whose amino-acid sequence MTEAISETQQRICDKFGLPAQAPEPMVALAIGSLDQSPIYGTRIVLPENGTISWFIHCGEHDDASGFYQPLHAEHLHEMLPQVVDYLALPSGARFILDRDGYEDVWLEE is encoded by the coding sequence ATGACTGAAGCGATCAGCGAAACACAGCAGCGCATCTGCGACAAATTCGGCTTGCCGGCGCAGGCGCCCGAACCCATGGTGGCCCTGGCCATCGGCAGCCTGGACCAGTCGCCCATCTATGGCACGCGCATCGTGCTGCCGGAAAACGGCACCATCAGCTGGTTCATCCACTGCGGCGAACACGACGACGCCAGCGGCTTCTATCAGCCGCTGCACGCGGAACACCTGCACGAGATGCTGCCGCAAGTGGTCGATTACCTGGCCTTGCCCAGCGGCGCCAGGTTCATCCTCGACCGCGACGGCTATGAAGACGTGTGGCTGGAAGAGTAA
- a CDS encoding GFA family protein: MKKTYHGSCHCGSVRFAAEIDLAAPSLRCNCSYCLKIRCWASLVPPTAFRLLAGEADLSEYRFGAGRERHYFCRHCGVRPFGRGDSPRSGPFVGIGVNCLDDAAVAELAQVPVTFVDGWHDAWETPPLETRHL; this comes from the coding sequence ATGAAAAAAACCTACCATGGCAGTTGCCACTGCGGCAGCGTGCGCTTCGCGGCCGAAATCGACCTGGCGGCCCCTAGCCTGCGCTGCAATTGTTCCTATTGCCTGAAAATCCGCTGCTGGGCCAGCCTGGTGCCGCCCACGGCTTTCCGCCTGCTGGCCGGAGAAGCGGACTTGAGCGAATACCGCTTCGGCGCCGGCCGAGAGCGCCATTATTTTTGCCGCCATTGCGGCGTGCGTCCGTTCGGTCGCGGCGATTCTCCCCGCAGCGGGCCGTTTGTCGGCATCGGCGTGAACTGCCTCGACGATGCCGCCGTGGCCGAACTGGCCCAGGTGCCCGTCACCTTTGTCGACGGCTGGCATGACGCGTGGGAGACGCCGCCGCTGGAAACGCGGCATCTGTAA
- a CDS encoding DUF3297 family protein, producing the protein MNDTTTLPPLPDRLSIDPSSPYHVAAVFENDVGIRFNDKERLDVEEYCISERWIKVASTKSLDRRGRPLQIKLKGKVEAFYR; encoded by the coding sequence ATGAACGATACCACCACCTTACCCCCATTGCCCGATCGCCTGTCGATCGACCCTAGCAGCCCTTACCACGTTGCAGCCGTGTTCGAGAACGACGTCGGCATCCGCTTCAACGACAAGGAGCGTCTTGACGTGGAAGAATATTGCATCAGCGAACGCTGGATCAAGGTCGCTTCCACCAAGTCGCTCGACCGCCGCGGCCGTCCGCTGCAGATCAAGCTGAAGGGCAAAGTCGAAGCGTTCTACCGCTAA